In Finegoldia magna ATCC 53516, a genomic segment contains:
- a CDS encoding NADH-quinone oxidoreductase subunit NuoF — translation MNIEKLNEIRDEYAKNIKMRELVKDKIYVEHTNPKEKQIVVCGGAGCEATGAKSLIDEFNKYIEEEKIENVVVVPVGCIGLCETGPNVVVYPEGIFYTRVKLSDVKSIVDKSIVNDDVDEDVVYENAKQDDKILKYNSVDFYDKQFKIALRNVEKIQLESLNEYIGADGYQALHKAIFDLDQKEIIEEMKKSGLRGRGGAGFPTGRKWESAYKVENNQKYVICNADEGDPGAFMDRAILEGDPHSVLEGMAICGRAIGANQGFIYVRAEYPIAVKRLRIAIQQAKEMNLLGNNIFGSDFSFDIELRLGSGAFVCGEGTALMESIEGRRGMPRTKIFRTAERGLWDKPTIINNVETFANVPAIMYKGADWFTSYGTEGSPGTKVFALGGKVVNTGLVEVPMGSTLREIIFDIGGGIKDGKKFKAVQTGGPSGGCIPEEFLDTPVDFESLAKIGSIMGSGGMIVMDEDDCMVDIARFFLEFTVDESCGKCVPCREGTKRMLEILEKITSGKGEDGDIEALEDLCDTITSASLCGLGQTAPNPVISTLKYFRNEYEAHIYDKKCPAHACKALLSYEITDKCIGCTKCAKNCPVSCIEGEVKKQHVIDKSQCIKCGNCETVCPVHAVVRR, via the coding sequence ATGAATATTGAAAAACTTAATGAGATAAGAGACGAGTATGCAAAAAATATAAAGATGCGTGAACTCGTAAAGGATAAAATTTATGTTGAACATACTAATCCAAAAGAAAAACAAATAGTTGTGTGTGGTGGAGCTGGTTGTGAAGCTACAGGCGCTAAATCTTTGATTGATGAGTTTAACAAATATATAGAAGAAGAAAAAATTGAAAACGTAGTGGTTGTTCCAGTAGGATGTATCGGACTTTGCGAAACTGGTCCTAACGTTGTTGTATATCCTGAAGGAATTTTCTACACAAGAGTTAAATTATCAGATGTTAAGAGCATTGTCGACAAATCAATTGTAAATGATGATGTTGATGAAGATGTTGTTTATGAAAATGCAAAACAAGATGATAAGATTTTGAAATACAATTCAGTTGATTTCTACGATAAACAATTTAAGATAGCTTTAAGAAATGTAGAAAAAATTCAATTAGAATCTTTGAACGAATATATTGGTGCAGATGGTTATCAAGCTTTACATAAAGCCATTTTTGATTTAGACCAAAAAGAAATAATTGAAGAAATGAAGAAATCAGGATTGAGAGGTCGTGGAGGAGCAGGTTTCCCTACAGGAAGAAAATGGGAATCAGCTTATAAAGTAGAAAATAATCAAAAATATGTTATCTGTAACGCAGACGAAGGAGACCCTGGTGCGTTTATGGACAGAGCAATCCTAGAAGGAGACCCTCATTCAGTATTAGAAGGTATGGCTATTTGTGGTAGAGCTATAGGTGCTAATCAAGGTTTTATCTATGTAAGAGCAGAGTATCCAATTGCAGTTAAGAGATTGAGAATTGCAATTCAACAAGCAAAAGAAATGAATCTTTTAGGAAACAACATTTTTGGTTCTGATTTCTCATTTGATATCGAATTGAGATTGGGTTCTGGAGCTTTCGTATGTGGTGAAGGTACTGCGTTGATGGAATCTATCGAAGGAAGACGTGGAATGCCTCGTACTAAAATATTCAGAACTGCTGAGAGAGGATTGTGGGATAAGCCAACTATTATCAACAATGTTGAAACATTTGCTAACGTTCCAGCAATTATGTACAAAGGAGCAGATTGGTTTACAAGTTATGGTACAGAAGGTTCTCCAGGAACTAAAGTATTCGCTTTAGGTGGTAAAGTTGTAAACACTGGCTTGGTGGAAGTTCCAATGGGATCTACTCTAAGAGAAATCATATTTGATATCGGTGGTGGAATTAAAGACGGCAAGAAGTTCAAAGCTGTTCAAACAGGTGGACCATCTGGTGGATGTATTCCAGAAGAATTCTTGGATACTCCGGTTGATTTTGAATCATTGGCAAAAATCGGTTCAATCATGGGATCAGGCGGAATGATTGTTATGGATGAAGACGACTGTATGGTTGATATCGCCAGATTCTTCCTTGAATTCACTGTAGATGAATCTTGCGGTAAGTGTGTTCCATGTCGTGAAGGTACTAAGAGAATGCTAGAAATCTTAGAAAAAATCACTTCAGGAAAAGGTGAAGATGGAGATATCGAAGCATTAGAAGATTTGTGTGACACTATTACTTCTGCATCACTTTGTGGTCTTGGACAAACAGCTCCAAATCCAGTTATCTCAACATTAAAATACTTCAGAAATGAATATGAAGCTCACATTTACGATAAGAAATGTCCTGCTCATGCATGTAAGGCACTTTTATCATACGAAATAACAGACAAGTGTATAGGTTGTACAAAATGTGCTAAAAATTGCCCTGTAAGTTGTATAGAAGGAGAAGTTAAGAAACAACACGTTATCGACAAATCTCAATGTATCAAATGTGGTAATTGCGAAACTGTATGTCCTGTTCACGCAGTAGTTAGGAGATAG
- a CDS encoding complex I 24 kDa subunit family protein, with translation MSFTFDLKEHASQVEEFREFVRSKKDIKGPLMPVLQRAQDEFGYLPKEIITMISKILDIPLSEIYGVITFYAQFSLIPKGKYDIQVCEGTACYVKGAQRVSEKLQEILKIPAGSTTEDQKFSITPCRCVGLCALAPVIVINGDVYGKVAVNELESIISKYN, from the coding sequence ATGAGTTTTACATTTGACTTAAAAGAACATGCTTCTCAAGTCGAAGAATTTCGAGAATTTGTAAGAAGCAAAAAGGATATTAAAGGTCCTTTGATGCCCGTTCTACAACGTGCACAAGATGAATTTGGTTATTTGCCTAAGGAAATTATTACAATGATTTCTAAAATATTAGACATTCCTTTGTCAGAAATTTACGGTGTTATAACTTTTTATGCACAATTTTCTTTGATTCCAAAAGGAAAATATGATATTCAAGTTTGCGAAGGAACTGCTTGTTATGTAAAAGGAGCTCAAAGAGTTTCTGAAAAACTACAAGAGATTTTGAAGATTCCTGCAGGTAGTACTACCGAAGATCAAAAATTTTCCATCACACCATGTAGATGTGTTGGTTTGTGCGCATTAGCTCCAGTTATTGTTATTAACGGCGATGTGTACGGTAAGGTAGCTGTTAATGAATTAGAATCAATTATTAGTAAATATAATTAG
- a CDS encoding ABC transporter permease: MKKFSRVFNFEFNSIIRHNSYLIATLVITVLVFALSFLPRFMPSIFNNTNAGANKNATVDINALTFKNTCIYSSNKDIDVEYLKTIMGLESKDVLTSEADVKKAVENGEYNIGFVVETPTKFNSYIKNKEFMDDHSERFTRALEKYNYDKSLINNGVDPGIIEKNSKAKIDFTEKVLNKDRSHSFVFSIVFVILFDLMILFYGSVMSNNISREKKDKTIEVLLSSAKPSVFVFGKLLSSAVLGLIQYFIFIFAGIIGIFVNKNYYPEGIWTFFTNTLSIKFLLTILLFVVFGFVLYLILFQILGLAVKRAEEVNFLIVPIFLVLVGLFFVIINSLGKDSDLLIKILSFVPFSSATLMPVRFLLNDVKLLEIGISFGLMLVVIVLLLVRAIKMYRKSAMENID; this comes from the coding sequence ATGAAAAAATTCAGCAGAGTATTTAATTTTGAATTTAACTCCATAATCAGACACAATTCGTATTTGATTGCTACATTGGTGATTACAGTATTGGTGTTTGCTTTGTCTTTCTTGCCAAGGTTTATGCCATCTATTTTCAACAACACCAATGCAGGTGCAAACAAAAACGCAACCGTTGATATTAATGCGCTCACATTCAAAAACACTTGCATTTATTCGTCAAATAAGGATATTGACGTTGAATATTTAAAGACTATCATGGGACTTGAAAGTAAAGATGTGCTTACTTCTGAGGCTGATGTAAAAAAAGCTGTAGAAAATGGTGAATACAATATAGGATTTGTAGTAGAAACTCCAACTAAGTTCAATTCTTATATCAAAAACAAAGAATTTATGGACGATCATTCCGAAAGATTCACGAGAGCTTTGGAAAAATATAATTACGATAAAAGCTTGATAAATAATGGGGTAGATCCTGGAATAATTGAAAAAAATTCTAAGGCAAAGATAGATTTTACGGAAAAAGTTTTGAATAAAGACAGGTCGCATTCATTTGTATTTTCCATAGTTTTTGTCATTCTTTTTGATTTGATGATACTTTTTTACGGAAGCGTTATGAGTAACAATATTTCAAGGGAAAAAAAGGATAAGACAATTGAGGTGCTTTTATCATCTGCAAAGCCAAGTGTATTTGTGTTTGGTAAACTTTTGAGTTCAGCAGTTTTAGGATTAATCCAATATTTTATATTTATTTTTGCGGGAATAATCGGAATATTTGTCAATAAAAACTACTATCCAGAAGGAATATGGACGTTTTTCACAAATACTTTGAGTATAAAATTCTTGTTGACTATACTTTTATTTGTAGTGTTTGGATTTGTTTTGTATTTGATTTTGTTCCAAATTCTTGGACTTGCTGTAAAAAGAGCGGAAGAAGTTAACTTCCTAATAGTTCCAATATTTTTGGTATTGGTAGGATTGTTCTTCGTGATAATAAATTCATTGGGAAAAGACAGCGATCTTTTGATTAAAATATTATCGTTTGTGCCATTTTCATCGGCAACTTTGATGCCTGTTAGATTTTTATTGAATGATGTAAAACTATTGGAAATCGGAATATCATTTGGATTGATGCTTGTTGTGATAGTTTTGTTGCTAGTAAGAGCAATAAAAATGTATCGCAAAAGCGCAATGGAAAATATCGATTAA
- the selB gene encoding selenocysteine-specific translation elongation factor: MDFIIGTSGHIDHGKTTLIKALTGNSTDRLPEEKKRGISIDLGFSYFDLPSGQRAGIIDVPGHEKFVKNMMTGTFGMDMILLCIDCKEGVMPQTVEHLDILRFLNKTEGIVVLTKRDLATDEETEKTIEQVKELVKGTFLENCPICEVDSISKRGIDNLIQMIDSESKNLKQKHAERDYRMNIDRKFNVKGIGTVVTGTLLDGDIHKGESFIYPIEKDINIKNIQVHNKNVNVAHPSQRVALNINLNLDEIDRGYVIAKKNSLKAFNMIDVRLTLLESASPLNHWDRVRLFHGTKEIFGRVVPLDKQVIQPGSQALVQIRLEEKIYAKTSDPFILRQFSPQVTIGGGIIIDGSVRKHKLFDEEIIENLKIKEEGKIKDIILNYLQDETFPTKIDDLVFYSSESKDKVLKELDELKQEDKVVIRNDKVLEKEAYLKLLGKLKMFVISFHKTNPLLPGINKEELLKKLQLDDDRPFFNYMIKDLIDQEVLMEESGIISSKCHKVQLSDEDEKIRKKMLQDICQNQFDKLLKIDNVVHNQKDKTILGILLQKDVVILRDNFLISKKCYDKFIKTVDDHFNKNKTLNVKELKDMLNMSRKSAITLLETLDIKGYTKRIENDRVKVKDFK, translated from the coding sequence ATGGATTTTATTATAGGTACATCTGGCCATATTGATCATGGAAAAACTACATTAATAAAAGCTTTAACCGGAAATAGCACTGATAGACTACCGGAAGAAAAAAAGAGAGGAATTTCTATCGATTTAGGTTTTAGCTATTTTGATCTTCCAAGTGGTCAACGAGCTGGAATAATTGACGTGCCAGGTCACGAAAAATTCGTAAAAAATATGATGACCGGTACTTTTGGAATGGATATGATTCTTTTATGTATCGACTGTAAGGAAGGTGTAATGCCACAAACTGTTGAACATTTGGATATACTTAGGTTTTTGAATAAAACTGAAGGAATCGTAGTTTTAACCAAAAGAGACTTGGCAACTGATGAAGAAACTGAAAAAACAATCGAACAAGTTAAAGAATTAGTAAAAGGAACTTTCCTTGAAAATTGTCCTATTTGCGAAGTAGATTCTATTTCGAAAAGAGGAATAGATAATTTGATTCAAATGATTGATTCTGAATCCAAGAATTTGAAGCAAAAACACGCCGAAAGAGATTACAGAATGAATATCGACAGAAAATTCAACGTAAAAGGAATTGGAACAGTTGTAACAGGAACTTTATTAGACGGTGATATTCACAAGGGAGAATCTTTTATTTATCCAATAGAAAAAGATATCAACATTAAAAATATTCAAGTTCACAATAAGAATGTAAACGTCGCTCACCCATCCCAAAGGGTTGCTTTGAATATAAATCTTAATTTGGATGAAATAGACAGAGGTTACGTAATAGCTAAGAAAAACTCATTAAAAGCTTTCAATATGATAGATGTTAGACTTACGCTACTTGAAAGCGCCTCTCCTCTTAACCACTGGGACAGAGTTAGATTATTCCACGGAACAAAAGAAATTTTCGGAAGAGTTGTTCCTCTTGATAAACAAGTAATACAACCAGGTTCTCAAGCTTTGGTTCAAATAAGACTTGAAGAAAAAATCTATGCAAAAACATCTGATCCATTTATTTTAAGACAATTCTCACCACAAGTTACAATCGGTGGCGGAATTATAATAGATGGTTCTGTAAGAAAACATAAGTTATTTGATGAAGAAATCATTGAAAATCTTAAAATCAAAGAAGAAGGCAAAATCAAAGATATCATCCTAAATTATCTACAAGACGAAACTTTCCCTACTAAAATAGATGACTTGGTATTCTATTCTTCTGAATCTAAGGACAAAGTTTTAAAAGAGTTGGATGAACTAAAACAAGAAGATAAAGTTGTAATTAGAAATGATAAAGTTTTAGAAAAAGAAGCTTATTTAAAATTATTAGGTAAATTAAAAATGTTTGTGATTTCATTCCACAAAACAAATCCTTTGTTACCTGGAATTAACAAAGAAGAACTTCTTAAAAAATTGCAACTAGACGATGACAGACCTTTCTTCAATTACATGATTAAAGATTTAATCGACCAAGAAGTTTTGATGGAAGAAAGTGGTATAATATCATCTAAATGTCACAAAGTTCAGTTAAGTGATGAAGATGAAAAAATCAGAAAGAAAATGCTTCAAGATATTTGCCAAAACCAATTCGACAAATTATTGAAGATAGACAATGTTGTTCACAACCAAAAGGACAAGACTATTTTGGGAATTTTATTGCAAAAAGATGTCGTAATTTTAAGAGATAACTTCTTGATTTCTAAAAAATGCTACGACAAATTTATCAAAACTGTCGATGATCACTTCAATAAGAACAAAACTTTGAATGTGAAAGAACTCAAAGATATGCTTAATATGTCAAGAAAAAGTGCAATTACACTTCTAGAAACTTTGGACATTAAAGGCTATACTAAGAGAATTGAAAATGACAGAGTTAAAGTAAAAGATTTTAAATAA
- a CDS encoding pyridoxal phosphate-dependent aminotransferase, translated as MKSSHGANLFEIQKEYGFNIDEIKDFSSNVNPLGPSPKAMTKLEKNLNKVGVYPDPNYDHLLSSIEKYTNVSRDKILLTSGSTNLISSFISLINPKNAIIFNPSYSEYERELNKINSNIISYDLDKSNDFAIDCEKLSRMIKENEVSLVILTNPNNPTGYAIENRKLEELIKSSNCYFMIDETYVEFSDVDMYSAVNLTETCDNLLVIRSTSKFFAAAGIRLGYGITGNKKLYDDINKHTNLWNINIFADILGGEMFTDIEYHTKVFKFINREKEKMISTLEKIDCLKVYPSKSNFVLCEILDKKITAHELREKLIPHALIIRDCASFNNLNEYFFRFCILDEQSNDKLLKLIEDILK; from the coding sequence ATGAAATCATCTCATGGAGCAAATCTTTTTGAAATTCAAAAAGAATACGGATTTAATATAGATGAAATCAAGGATTTCAGTTCAAACGTCAATCCTTTAGGTCCAAGTCCTAAAGCGATGACTAAGCTTGAAAAAAACCTTAATAAAGTCGGAGTGTACCCTGATCCAAATTACGATCATTTACTATCATCTATTGAAAAATACACCAATGTATCAAGAGACAAAATCTTGCTTACATCTGGTAGCACTAATTTGATTTCATCATTTATATCTCTAATCAATCCAAAAAACGCAATAATATTCAACCCTAGTTATTCGGAGTATGAAAGAGAACTCAACAAAATCAACTCCAATATAATTTCTTACGATTTGGACAAATCAAATGATTTTGCGATAGATTGTGAGAAATTATCGAGAATGATAAAAGAAAACGAAGTAAGTCTTGTAATATTAACCAATCCTAATAATCCAACAGGATATGCTATCGAAAACAGAAAACTTGAAGAACTTATCAAATCAAGCAATTGCTATTTTATGATAGATGAAACTTATGTTGAGTTTTCAGATGTAGACATGTATTCTGCAGTTAATTTAACTGAAACATGTGATAACCTACTTGTTATACGATCTACATCAAAGTTTTTCGCAGCTGCCGGAATAAGATTGGGTTACGGAATAACTGGAAATAAAAAACTTTACGATGATATAAATAAACACACTAATTTGTGGAACATAAATATTTTTGCCGACATTCTTGGAGGCGAGATGTTCACAGATATCGAATACCACACAAAAGTGTTCAAATTTATCAATCGTGAAAAAGAAAAAATGATATCTACTTTAGAAAAAATTGATTGCTTGAAAGTTTATCCTTCAAAATCGAATTTCGTATTATGCGAAATATTGGATAAAAAAATAACTGCACACGAATTAAGAGAAAAATTAATTCCTCATGCTCTTATCATAAGAGACTGTGCATCGTTTAATAATTTGAATGAATACTTTTTTAGATTTTGTATTTTGGATGAGCAATCAAACGACAAATTGTTAAAATTGATTGAAGATATTTTAAAATAA
- the metK gene encoding methionine adenosyltransferase, producing MKNIFLTSESVTEGHPDKVCDQISDAILDAIIKEDKDARVACETCSTTGLVMVMGEITTTSYVDIRSIVRKTLEEIGYDNADYGIDAGTCAIITSLEEQSTDIAQGVDESEEYKGNKSDEYDRYGAGDQGMVFGYATNETESGLPLPLELSHKLARRLATVRKEKILNYLRPDGKTQVTVEYENDAPKRIEAIVVSTQHDPDVDYEQLKEDIKREVILKIVDESMIDENTKFFINPTGKFVIGGPMGDAGLTGRKIIVDTYGGFCNHGGGAFSGKDPTKTDRSAAYFARYIAKNVVAAGLCDKCEVGFSYAIGVAKPISMFINTFGTNKIEEGKIIQAINENFDARPKAIIDKLDLQRPIYRDVASYGHFGRNDLDLSWEKCDKAEALKKYL from the coding sequence ATGAAAAACATATTTTTAACATCTGAATCAGTTACTGAAGGTCACCCAGACAAGGTTTGTGACCAAATTTCTGATGCAATATTAGATGCAATAATTAAAGAAGACAAGGATGCAAGGGTTGCTTGTGAAACTTGTTCAACAACAGGACTTGTTATGGTAATGGGTGAAATCACTACAACAAGTTATGTGGACATCAGATCGATCGTCAGAAAAACTTTGGAAGAAATCGGATATGATAATGCTGATTATGGTATTGATGCAGGAACTTGCGCAATCATTACTTCATTAGAAGAACAATCTACAGACATCGCACAAGGTGTTGATGAATCTGAAGAATACAAGGGCAATAAATCAGACGAATACGATAGATACGGTGCAGGAGACCAAGGAATGGTATTCGGTTATGCAACTAATGAAACAGAATCAGGATTGCCATTGCCATTGGAATTATCACACAAATTAGCAAGAAGACTTGCAACTGTTAGAAAAGAAAAAATCTTAAATTATTTGAGACCAGATGGCAAGACACAAGTAACTGTTGAATACGAAAACGACGCACCAAAAAGAATTGAAGCTATCGTAGTTTCAACACAACACGATCCAGACGTTGATTATGAACAATTAAAGGAAGACATCAAAAGAGAAGTTATCTTGAAAATCGTAGATGAATCTATGATTGACGAAAACACAAAATTCTTCATCAACCCAACAGGAAAATTCGTAATCGGCGGACCAATGGGAGATGCTGGACTTACAGGAAGAAAAATCATCGTAGATACTTACGGTGGATTCTGTAATCACGGTGGTGGAGCATTCAGTGGCAAAGACCCTACAAAAACTGATAGATCAGCAGCATATTTTGCAAGATATATCGCAAAAAATGTCGTAGCAGCTGGACTTTGCGACAAATGTGAAGTAGGTTTCTCTTATGCAATCGGAGTTGCAAAACCAATCAGTATGTTCATTAACACATTTGGAACAAATAAAATCGAAGAAGGAAAAATTATTCAAGCAATAAATGAAAACTTTGATGCAAGACCAAAAGCAATCATCGACAAATTGGATTTACAAAGACCAATTTATAGAGATGTTGCAAGCTACGGACATTTCGGACGTAATGATTTGGATTTATCATGGGAAAAATGTGATAAAGCAGAAGCTTTGAAGAAATATCTATAA
- a CDS encoding 2Fe-2S iron-sulfur cluster-binding protein, protein MITVTIDGKVIQTDKPKFIIDLARENGIDIPNLCYDKNLDVVSACRLCLVEVEGSKKLMTACSTLAKDNMVVHTKTDRLIKHRQRILQMLLDSHPNDCLTCQKSGECQLQKYSYEYGVKFREHDGAKREKLVDDSSPYIIRDDSKCILCGKCVRTCNVMDDRKILNFSNRGYETRINLDINDTFESSYCISCNRCVVACPVGALMDKRAMNLGRKWELETKKVQCKVCEYGCEFEVLRKNGKNIALRALSPENGRPLCLKGRLTTELLNVDNPKQPYKKIGGEFVEASWNNVLGLDKILDKIEKIDN, encoded by the coding sequence ATGATTACTGTAACTATTGATGGAAAAGTAATTCAAACTGATAAGCCTAAATTCATAATCGATCTAGCAAGAGAAAATGGAATTGATATTCCAAACTTATGTTACGATAAAAATTTGGATGTAGTGAGCGCTTGTAGACTTTGTCTAGTTGAAGTTGAAGGAAGCAAGAAATTAATGACAGCTTGTTCTACTTTGGCAAAAGATAACATGGTCGTTCACACAAAAACTGATAGATTAATTAAACACAGACAAAGAATTCTTCAAATGTTGTTGGATTCTCATCCAAATGATTGCTTGACTTGTCAAAAATCCGGTGAATGTCAATTGCAAAAGTATTCTTATGAATACGGAGTAAAATTCAGAGAACATGACGGGGCAAAAAGAGAAAAATTAGTTGACGATTCTTCTCCATACATCATTAGAGATGATAGCAAGTGTATACTTTGTGGCAAGTGCGTAAGAACTTGTAATGTTATGGATGATAGAAAAATCCTTAATTTCTCAAATAGAGGTTACGAAACAAGAATTAACTTAGATATTAACGATACATTTGAATCTTCTTATTGTATTTCTTGCAATAGATGCGTAGTAGCTTGTCCAGTAGGTGCATTGATGGATAAGAGAGCTATGAATTTAGGTAGAAAATGGGAGTTAGAAACTAAGAAAGTTCAATGCAAAGTTTGCGAATACGGATGTGAATTCGAAGTTTTGAGAAAAAATGGCAAGAATATTGCATTGAGAGCATTAAGTCCAGAAAATGGAAGACCACTTTGCTTAAAGGGTAGATTAACTACAGAATTGTTGAATGTGGATAATCCAAAACAACCTTACAAAAAGATTGGTGGAGAATTTGTCGAAGCTAGCTGGAATAATGTATTAGGTTTGGACAAGATTTTAGACAAAATCGAAAAAATAGATAATTAA
- a CDS encoding ferritin-like domain-containing protein, with translation MNREQLISIIDDAVNREDDSYTFYKDAAEKAEDPQTKSIFERLSKEELKHKDYLQKFLETKAETIKIDDSEDYNLSQDIDRPRMTTEMDFRDAIKLAIKREEEAMQLYADIANSCLDKAEQDIFAGLSKMEKLHKTELEEIFLNVGFNEVW, from the coding sequence ATGAATAGAGAACAATTAATATCAATTATTGATGATGCTGTAAATAGAGAAGACGATTCATATACATTTTACAAAGATGCAGCTGAAAAAGCCGAAGATCCACAAACTAAAAGTATTTTCGAAAGACTCAGCAAAGAAGAATTGAAACACAAAGATTACTTACAAAAATTCTTAGAAACTAAGGCTGAAACTATCAAAATTGATGATAGCGAAGATTATAATTTATCACAAGACATTGATAGACCAAGAATGACTACAGAAATGGACTTTAGAGATGCTATCAAATTAGCTATCAAAAGAGAAGAAGAAGCTATGCAATTGTACGCTGATATTGCAAATTCTTGCTTAGATAAAGCTGAACAAGATATTTTTGCTGGATTATCTAAAATGGAAAAATTGCATAAAACTGAACTAGAAGAAATATTTTTGAATGTAGGATTTAACGAAGTTTGGTAG
- a CDS encoding ribose-phosphate pyrophosphokinase has protein sequence MSESKFEEFPYGELGIIAMKNIEGLAKEVDELLVKKNGATESYLLKITESRFSNGEGKVTIDESVRGRDILIISDVGNYGLKYNMFGEQTIIGPDEHFQDIKRVISAINGKASRINVMMPLLYASRQHRRKSRESLDCAMALQELEDMGVDGIYTFDVHDPNVQNAIPLMTFENIYPTAEIVTHFLEKENITTDELDKKNMIIISPDTGAMDRAIYYSNILKQDIGLFYKRRDYTKVVDGKNPIIEHKYIGREVEGKDILIVDDMIASGGSVIDIAKQLKKQNANRIFCAVSFALFTEGPDKFDQMNKEGYIDGVYSTNLTYVPESIKNKEWFHAVDMSELMSEFIHHFNREESISILLDKTRGINIL, from the coding sequence ATGTCAGAATCAAAATTTGAAGAGTTTCCATATGGAGAACTTGGAATCATAGCAATGAAGAACATTGAAGGTTTGGCAAAAGAAGTTGACGAACTTTTAGTGAAAAAAAACGGTGCAACAGAAAGTTATTTATTAAAGATAACAGAATCCAGATTTAGTAACGGTGAAGGAAAAGTTACAATCGATGAATCAGTTAGAGGTCGTGATATTTTAATCATCTCAGACGTTGGAAATTATGGATTAAAGTACAATATGTTCGGTGAACAAACTATAATCGGTCCAGATGAACACTTCCAAGATATCAAAAGAGTTATCTCCGCAATTAATGGAAAGGCTTCACGTATCAATGTAATGATGCCTCTTTTATATGCATCACGTCAACACAGACGTAAATCCAGAGAATCACTTGACTGTGCAATGGCACTTCAAGAATTAGAAGACATGGGAGTAGATGGAATTTACACATTTGATGTACACGATCCAAACGTACAAAACGCAATCCCATTGATGACATTTGAAAACATCTATCCTACAGCAGAAATAGTTACTCACTTCTTAGAAAAAGAAAATATAACTACTGATGAATTAGACAAGAAAAATATGATCATTATTTCACCAGATACTGGTGCAATGGATAGAGCAATTTACTACTCAAATATTTTAAAACAAGACATAGGATTATTCTACAAAAGACGTGATTACACTAAAGTAGTCGACGGTAAGAATCCTATTATTGAACACAAATACATCGGACGTGAAGTAGAAGGCAAAGACATATTAATCGTAGACGATATGATTGCTTCAGGCGGATCTGTTATCGATATTGCAAAACAATTGAAAAAACAAAATGCAAACAGAATATTCTGCGCAGTAAGTTTTGCTTTGTTTACTGAAGGTCCTGATAAATTCGACCAAATGAATAAAGAAGGCTACATCGACGGAGTTTATTCAACAAACTTAACATATGTACCAGAATCAATCAAAAACAAAGAATGGTTCCACGCTGTAGATATGAGCGAATTGATGAGTGAATTTATTCACCACTTCAACAGAGAAGAATCCATCTCAATTTTGTTAGATAAAACAAGAGGTATTAATATTTTATAA